The DNA window AAGTATTTTATTGCAAACATTCAGTTGAATTTATGGTAGGCttatttattctgccttacagagacctggttacagcagagTGAATGTTAGTGTAAATCAGTGTTTGGAGCTCAAGTCCATGAATGACTGTTCCAATCCTGCATCTGATTATAGTTTAACAAACAGTTTTTAACAGTGAAGGCAGTGGCATTGAATTTTAGCTTAAAAATGTCATGATTGCCGTACCCTTTCaccaaacaggaaacaaacaataaataaaaacacacgcCTCATTAGAATAAGCACCTGGGTCTCATTATCACAGCTGAAACCAAATGAGAGGCCTCTTTAAACAGCTCCAGCATCCACCAGCCATGATCACAATCATCTACACTGCCTACACacagcatttgtgtgtgcatatgtgtgtgttccctAACCTTTCGCCACAGCTTAGTGTGTGACAGGTCCTCAAAGAACACAGGAAGTGCTTAGTGGCATGGGAAAAcagaacgtgtgtgtgtgtgtgagagagggagagagagagagagagagagagagagagagagagagagagagagaaagagagagatctCTTTGTCAACCCAGGCATCTTGTTCTGATTTCTAATGAGCTATTTGTCAGCAGTCCGTGTGTGCTGATGTACAATTTGCAAGAATGGACACAAATATTTCAACTGCACAAACATACGTGCAACAGTGGAAAGATGTAACCATATAGTGGTGTCGATGTACTTCGCGTACTTCAtttgtttgtatgcatgtgaTGTTGATGTACAGATCATTGTGTTGTGGTCACAGCTGCAAAAATGGCACATCTACCCTTCCTGAACAGGaaattatttttgataaatATATAACGAAGCAATATAATTGTTTCTATTCTCAGAAGACTCCATGAGCTGCTTCcactggactgcagctggtgactGTAGCCCTCACTTTGCAGTATCAGAGGGTTCATTGTAGCAGGACATGAGCCGGTTCTACACCTGCAGCAGGTTCAAGTTAGATTTGCCCTCCAGCTCACAGATGGATAAGCTCCAGTTGCCGTATAGTTACTGTACGAGTACCTTCATTACAATGAATTAGCCAGCGAGCCAGCATTCAGGTAAAGATGGGAAGGAAACTATCAGCCCAACTTTTCCTCTAACCTTAATCCAAGTGATGGCACTAAACTGTGTGTAAGTATGGTATTATGCTGCTGAGctcttttccattttcattcCCAAAAGAATAGCAAAGCCCCACGATGTGCTGTATTAACGGAATTATGCTCTCCCAACAGGTGAAATAtgagaaacacatgaaaaagcATTAGGGTTGCCAcctttcacaaatgaaaataagggaCACCCACCATGGCTTCTCAGGGCCATGACCAACATGACCCAAGTTGCACAACTCACATTTTacgttgtgggttttttttttgcacttttggccacagcagcttttatgggcagtggagagagacaggaaatgcgggaaagatacaggggaagacacgcgggcaaattgggccgggactcgaacccatgCCGCCCGCACCCCaacgcagcatatgtatgtggtcgccggcttcaccactaagccacccaggcgccattatgttgtgttttttgtaaaCGGGTGATCAAGAAAGCAGTTAGtcatacataaaattaaatacttttttttagcaATGAAGACTTTATTGCTGCCTAGCAGCCACCTAGCAATGGgctaaaaaaagacatttatgcACCTGCAACACTTTATAAAGACATCACATCcaacagccatccatccatcatcaatGAATTCTGCCAAGGAGAATGGTCAAATagccagccagaattatgctcAAAGCTtgctgatggctaccaaaagcatctgatcGAGGTGCAAGTTGCTAAGGGACACTTAACCAAATATTAATGGgggtgtatgcatatattttagcctatatgtatacttttgagcCTGTTTGAATTAGAGGAAATACATTTAAACTTGTgaaccatatttttttttaagttgataAGGATGCATGCTGTAcagtcattccaccctggaaaaagaacagataaaagaaatcatttaaagccccaaattaccatgacattcatgcccatgattaGTGTATGTAAACGTCTGATCACAACTGATGGTCATTGGTTCTCCATCATTGATATGGTTATTTCAATTGCTCAGTGAAATTCCCACCAATACATCCTTCAAATATTTCATAAAAGCTAGTAATTATTGCTTGGTGGTATTCAGTGTTTCACGTTTACTTTTTTAAGGACTGACACTGTTTAATCTTTTAATCAGATGTTTGATTTATTGGCATCTTTGACAAAACAGGCAATCTATTATAAAAGGTGAGTTATAATGAAAGCTCTTTaggaaataaacataatcagtgCTACTGCCAGAATCAGTGATCAATCTAAAGTCTTATTAGCCTCATTTAAGATGCCTTCAAGCCAGCTTTTAGATTAAAAGATTCTGCTCGATTAAATGATTACAATGATTACGTTTTTACATTATGAGAATTTTCTCTGCAAATATGATGCATTTTAATTAATAGTTATCAGTGGGAAAAGCAATAAAACGGTAATTTGATTTCCAAATTGGAATGAGTCCATTTCaaacaagataaaaataaagtacaaaaaaaagaagttatcaCAACAGCAACTCTGGGGAGCAAAAATTATCTGAAAATGTACAGCTGCAACTGATTTTCTAAAGCTAAAGGAAAGGATTGTCCAGCAACCAAACTGGACCCTTTCCATTCAGTGCAATTAAACTAAACATTTACCCACATAAATACTAGATTAGTAGAATAGGCACTTAATGCTATAGGAGCCACAGGAAATATACTACTAAATATACTGATACTATATGTCTCTTATAAGCATTTGGTTACAGCCTCTTGGGTCATCACAGTAAATGTAGCATTCTTTGAATGGTTTATTGACTGAATGATGCTAGTCTATTCAAAAATACTTTTCTTAAATTTGATTTGTTATTGTTTACAATAATTCTGCATTCACTTCATATCACCAAAAGACAGCTCATGGGTATCTTCATAGATGCATAATCTCAGCTGAAAGATCCATTTCAAGAAAATTTGGAGTATGGATTTTGCCCACTTAGACctagaaaataataaacaacaaTCAGTAAAAGAGTGCACCAATTCAAATAAACACTCTGATATGTTGTTTCTGTGCTGAGAATTAGATGAGAGAATGTTAAATGTGACGTTCTACCCAGGGAATAGTTAGCATAGCTTGGCACAAAGActgcaaacagaaataaacagctAGCCTCAACCTGTATTGTACCCAAATAAACTTATCAGCCATTCTTAaccttttatattttgttttatggtatatacccacaacattaaaaccaccagGACCTTAACAGATCTTTTGGGTCATGTAGGTTGCAGGGCTGGGCCTCCATGGATCCTACTTATTCCAGTTTATCCTCCAAGTGTTCTTCCAGGATGAACTGGAACAAGTCTTGGGAGTTTAGAGTCTGCATCTGTGTTTTCAGCTCGAATGCCCCTTATATCATGTGAATGCCAGTGCAAAAGCAGTTACTCTGTCGTGTCTTTTGAAAGGCATTCCACATTATAACAGGTCAGTGAAATGAACAATAACTTGTGCCTCTTTTCCACAAGCACCTCCTCACCTCGACTCTACTTGCTTTTaagggttttccattaggtggtactacctggtaccaggtactttttatGTACCTGCTCAGCCGAAATTCCAAGCGAGCTGAGTCGAGCCCAAAATGTGACATCAGACTGCacgccactgattggccagggagtgatgTTATTAGATAAGTCACAAGAGCGACTCCGTCACAAGAATCACaccagctgttttttaaaaacaggtgCTGTGCAAGAAGTGctttctgatgtttctgttttttctttgcttatattggtcaatagactgtagtcaacaggattcATGAAggggttttatatatataaaaatttttttttaattcatcaatctagtcctttttggccacttaaaatgaaaacagctaTACACTAACcaacactgatatttttgtgtttggtgGCTGATGACAGAATCTAGAGGGAGCTAGATGGCGTGACCATTTGTGTCACATGCAAATGATGTCATGAGACTTTTCAGGCTGCCTCGCTATAACGACCCCACCCACATTGAGGCAGTACAATACATATAGACACAGAGTGAACTTTCTTATCAAGTTCtctaaaggaaaggaaagaaatacattttccaAAAAGTGTAAAACGAGCCAAATTTTGTTCTGTACAGTAAGTCATGATTTAGCATTTCTTTCTAAAGATACTGTATAGGTGCCTGATTGTTAGTCTATgatgaaatgaaagttaaagaGATTAGTATTAGTGTGTCAAGCAGGAAAGCTCACCATATTTCTGCCTGATTTCCTGGTGTCTTTGCTTCATCTCTGCCCTCCTGTAATGACAAAACATTCTTTCATAAGTCATGTGGTGCTGACTAATAATATTTTCAGGGCTGATAACAGTATGACGTGTGCATTTTTCCATCATGTGTGTGTTGCTATGCAGGAAAGTGATATGGATCATAACTACCAATACAAAAGGCCCAGCTGATGTGTCAAACCTAATGCAAATATTATGGCACCaataaaagccaaaaatgtATAATTGTTGGGAGCATTTTTTTGAGGGCATAATGTATCCACAAATACCTGTACTTTGCATGCATTTGTagcaaatattaaatataagcTGAGGCAGTTGTGATATTAGAGAAACAGCTCTATATGGAGAAACTTGGCAATGAAGACATGGTACTGAACAGCTACTTGGTCTCACTTTATGATTTTACGAACGGAACTGAAAAAAACTAGAGATGTGGGCAGCTATTCAGAGGTCTGCACCCAGTTCAGATTGAGACTTTtggctcttttccactagtacctactcagcttgACTCTACTCGGTTTCAGTCATTTTCCATTACAACTGAGTATCGCCTCAGCGGGCTGAAAGTCCAGCGAGTTCATTTgtatgtgacacaaacacaaacgaTCACTCTGTCTAGCTTCCTCTGGATTCTGCCATCAGCAATCAAGCACAAAAACGTCTGTGTTGGTTACTCTGTAGCCATTTTCCTTATTGCCTAGTTTCAAAAACggcaggtttgattcttgtgaaggagttgCTCTCATCTAGTGACgtcactccctggccaatcagtgacaTGTATTTTGTTGATGTCACTTTTGGCTCAACTCAGCTCGCTTGAAACTAGGGGTGGGCTGGGTAGATACTAAAAAGgcacctggtaccaggtactaccacctaatggaaaactttaaaaaaacgaGCTGAGTcaagctgagtaggtactagtggaaaagagacGTGTGCGTTCAAGTCCACCATCTCTCTGAACCCATATTTTGGTAGGTTAGAGCCATGCATTTATCAAATACAGTCAGAAACTAACTGATGAAATGTAAGTCAAACTGTATTACTGTTAAAGAAAGAGTAATTCTCACCTTTCTTCCTGCTTGGTTTTCAGCTTATTGGCCTGTCGGTGCATCTTGGCCTCAAACCTTTGGGATCTGAAAAACACCAGATtagatttatgtgtgtgtgtgtgcgtgtgtgtgtgtgtgtgtgtgtgtgtgtgtgtgtgtgtgtgtgtggggggggggggggggggggggggggggggggggcaatctTTAGTATTGGGGCCTCTGCCCCAATACTAAAGATCCTATGTGAAAGCTGTTAttaaaagttacattttaaagaTAAGCAACTTATAGTGGCCATGTGAATAAATATGGGGAGATGTCAGCTTTGGACTGAGTTGAACATGGCACCCTGATAATCTAGAAAAGGGAGTTTTCtaataaattacaatatttttctgtatctaACCAAGTAGCCTTGTGcctaaatgtaataaaacagcatctgaaagtgaaaaatagTGCTGGTTGAAAATCAAGTGTGTTGTGCCTCCTCCACCCAAATTCCCTTTTAAGTGGAAACACTCCCATCTTTCAGGAATGCTTACATGTATCAGATATAATCGTTTAATTGAATGACATGTTGGGTATTCGGGATGTGTCTCAACCTATTGCGCACAACTAATACCATTGCTACAACTTAATCCACCAGCATCACACTGGAAACAAAGAAAGTGCTTTGTCAGACTGGGTCAATCACAGCTCACACTAAACTTACCCAAAGTTCTCACACTTGCAGCAGCAGAACAGACAGATGAAGAAGCCAATGATGAGAACTGCACCAAGCACTGATAAGGTGATTATCAAGATCTGGAAGTTCactgcagacagaaacacaatgacagcattatGCAGGAGTCTCcaatcacatacacacatacacatacaaggtcttgaataatcaggccccatcttatctcaaagaccttatagtcccatatcaccccaatagagcacttcgctctcagactgctggcatacttgtggttcctaggatatttaagagtagaatgggaggcagagccttcagctttcaggcccctcttctgtggaaccagcttccagcttggattcgggagacagacaccctctctatttttaagattaggcttaaaactttcctttttgatcaagcttatagttagggctggatcaggtgaccctgaaccatcccttagttatgctgctataggcctaggctgctgggggggttcccacaatagactgtttcttttcattcaccttatttactttgtttatactccactctgcatttaatcattaattgttattaatctctggctcttttccacagcatgtcttttctctccccttagcccaaccggtcgcggcagatgactgcccctccctgagtctggttctgctggaggtttcttcctgttaaaagggagtctTTCCTTCgtactgtcgccaagtgcttgctcataggggggtcgtttttgactgttgggttttctctgtattattgtagggtctttacccacaatacaaagcgccttgaggcgactgtttgttgtgatttggcgctatatatatataaaattgaattgaattgaatcgcaGATTTAGCATAAAGATAGAAAACAgttgatcttgttctttccttAGCTGGGATTTTTCATTACTCTCCTCAAACCTAATTATTCTAGCGGTGTAGACATTAGTTGTAATGTCATTTTGACAAGCTGATAAAAAAGTTAAGTTAATCCTAATGACAGTTAttacagttattattaatacaaaaatgcatttatgtaaaaAGTCCTGTATCAACATTTTACAGATGTAAAAGTACAATATATGCCCAAAGGTTTGTGGACAAAAGGAATTTTAACATCCATATGATGAACTCAATTTATCTTGCAGTGTTGAATGAGTTCATGTCTATCACAATAAAATAGGAAACCATGTTTTGCACAGGGTGAGGCTGTCAGGATGAAACAGGATAGGGTTTTCCCTCAGCCCGCCATTGTCTACTCTGCATGCTGAAGCACTTACCCAAAACAAGCAGCCCCAGATGAAAAGTGCACAAACATGGAGAGGGACTTTTGTTCACACTAGCCGTTCTCATAACTTGCTTATTAAGAGGGCTAAATTTAGTGAAATATTTATCCACAAGTGGGTAGTTTTATCTACAGTAACCATTCATTACATGATCAACTGTCCTAATCTtcaatgatgaaaaatgaagaacCAAACAGATGCAGGACTTTTGAAAGCTAAAAATGGTACAAAGATGActtaaatgttctttttattaCTCCCCTAGCGCAGtgctgattggcagcagctccTGTCACTCTTTATTTTTCAAAGACTTTATCACCTGCTAAACTTGCTCATTGTAATCTACGTGGAGGTGAAAtggcttcttttgttttgtttttttcgcaACTCCCGTAGAGTCAGGTTTTTCAAGTCTGCTAGTGGGTTCTCTTTGCCTTACACTCTTGGCAACAGAGAATCTTCACCAGCAGATCATACTGACAGTTCTAGGAGTTCCAGGAGTGAAACCTGTAATCCCATAGGATGTACAGAGGAAGGAGATGAAACGGTTCCAGCTATTGTCAAGGGGAATGTGAGGTGTTTGGACAATAATGTGGACAAGCTCAGTGAGCTGATTAAGACCAGATGGAATACAATGAGTGTAGTTTGGGGCAATAAAGCAAGACATTGCCAAAGACACTGCAGTGTGACTGTACCTGGCTTCAAGACTTCAGGGATGTTAATCTAATCTGACTATAACAAATGTAGAGGGACTGCACAATCCCAGACATGTTACTGTGTCCTGAATACTGATCTGCTAGTTGTTGGAATGCGTTCATATTACTTTCTGAAGAAATTCATCATTGTTTTTGCCGTTTGAGTCAACACACTgtttggattcctccatcagctgatgcAGAGGTCATCCAAATGACTGTGGCTATAGAtcctgaccaccctctgcacACTTGCTGGAACATGCAGCACCTTGTCTAACATCCATTTCAGCTCagctggcacacagacacagaaaatcTTTTCTACCTACCGCAATACCTGCATTCATTTTAGATTTAAGCTCCTTATTGTATCAGATTTTGATTTTAATTCATGTAGCGtttcattgttttgtattttccatTTAACTGAAGTCCTCCTTTAGTGTAATTTTTTAACTTTCCAAGCTGTTTTGTTCTGTGATCTTGTGTTTATCCATTTAAGTTGTTTATGATCTTTGGATTGAT is part of the Archocentrus centrarchus isolate MPI-CPG fArcCen1 chromosome 22, fArcCen1, whole genome shotgun sequence genome and encodes:
- the pttg1ipa gene encoding PTTG1 interacting protein a; this encodes MMGLRILLPVLLVFYLATTVFAQSSTPENVCETKNGTSCEECLQNVTCLWCITTKSCITYPVKTILPPHALCPLNDARWGLCWMNFQILIITLSVLGAVLIIGFFICLFCCCKCENFGSQRFEAKMHRQANKLKTKQEERRAEMKQRHQEIRQKYGLSGQNPYSKFS